Part of the Uloborus diversus isolate 005 chromosome 2, Udiv.v.3.1, whole genome shotgun sequence genome, atttcaaacttacttttttctaaaatcgtttacaaagtaaataatctgtctttacttttgttatttgtgtaaaatattaacaaaaaattattcagtgtaagatttatacctttaattgttttttgaaacgtatggaaataattataaaaaatattttttaatggtacatttgctcagttaacgttttggtgtgtccaaaattgtgccatttagcaaagaaaatattttttaagggcatttgaagagcttttgttccataatttatgtcaattcatgtctctatacagcattataatttacctcaaaaattttagagtaaattaaaatgaaaattatttggtgttgaagcttcaaagttgaagtctgtgtttgctcccaccttttgagaactgcccaaagGTCTTCAAAGgatgttatcttctttggaaaataatgacagattttttgttttaatattaaccactggagagctcAGCAAACTTATTtctcttaatgcaaattgcctgaagagttcaacttcaaatgcATCGCctgtaaaatttcctttttttgtatTGTGGCACTTCTTCCAATTGagcaatacagtagaagaccattataacgcacaccttgggaccagagcttttgcgttatacaggttttggcgttatataggtcctttcacaaattttgaaactaatattcagaatatatctatattagcacttcagagtGGGTTTTATCAGCAATGAGtagtaaagcactaattatagaattagttattcacaaataaatatgtttcataatcaaatgaaaatgaattatctTGTACTTGTGGTAGGTTCATGGGTTGcgtaacagctgcattttcaagagccatctggtattttctttttactatgaataataattttcatttagaaGCTTTGAATTATGATTGAAAGATAAACTGTTTcgaaatttaatttgcctaacattttttatgtttgcaaTGCAAAACAGagcgattttttaaacttcaaaacctattgtttatttctgaaaagttgtgcggtttatagagaattgcgttatataggtcggagttataaaggtattctactgtatatcTAGTATATCCctgttttagaaaattttacttgagtcctcTATCCTGACTCCTAAGTAATTTTTCTTGGTGGTTTTTCTAGTTTTGATTCATCTAGActccatttctttctttttcagagAAGGAACTTTGTACAGTATGCCAAGGTGTTCCCATTGACGAAGACCCTAGGCATCAAGATGCCCTCCAAATATTTCCGAGTCGTGGTAGGGTGGATGGAGGTTCTCTGTGGTGCTGTTCTCATATTCATACCAGGTGAGTTTTGTGGTACAGTCGGatcccaacttacgcgagggatgcgttccaaggctcCTCGTGCAAGAGTGTTGTgaatatgactttttaatttacatACCCAATCATtctagacatttttaaacaccttttaaacttttTAGACCATTTGTTATATATagagctgaatttttacagtattttttaaaaagctgcattattgaaacactgcactgtaagagttgtacagtagatacaataagttacatttataacttaaaaattgaagatgatgatttatgctgtgcAATCTAattgtcattctaatatatttttaaatacattagcttcgcatttacttttatacatttacatctgtggtaacacccctcttttaagatctctataatctacaatataagagcagattccaatttcataatgtttgcattttgcttaaacactactaAGCAAGCTTCATCTTAAAACTAAGGTCTAGACTTATATGGATttccttctcttgacttttaattatacgtatgaaagattcactttTACCTAagtgtcgtgctaccttcgacccactttctagttgtacAAGGGTATAAAAAATCttgaccttttcttaaattgtcgcaaactttcactttttgtttcgatcttcaaacttcagatgaaacagcgtgcctaggtgctACAATATTTcctcacctttcatatttagaataaataaatgaaaaatgacgAGTGTTGTGTtatacacactaataaagctatgtttatagtgcagtgtgggaacttgcgcagtcagtgatgctgaaagaatgaaagtacattcacgaagtcaatgtttaatagtgaataacaaagctgaaacttAGCATCGCGATTCCTTTCCAAATCTCTTTGTGTCGAGAGCGAGatattcgctttagctctaaaattctttGCTcccgaaaaactcgcgttatagccatttcgcgtaagttggatcACGGTGGAACGGGAGTTAACTGTATTTGGTTTCAGgagaaagaagataaagattTGCTTTAAGATATTTGCGATTTTACAGGGACGAGGATACAATAAGTTTTGGGATGTTTGATATTTTATGTGATGGAGGGATATTTGTGACTCGAGGCAGGCCGTCCTTCTAAGGGTTCAGATGTGGGACCGCTCTTGGTTTTGAAAAGTCAGTTTCCAAATATGTGTAGCTGTGATTTTtgatcagggtggcgacagatcagggaaactACTGTACTGCCCTTTACTACTAGATACTTCGCTTTCTTTGCAAGAAAGGTATTGGTTGAGAAATTTCTACAGCAATAATGCTGTTGAAAACATACTGATTTTACCTCTTGTTTGCAAAGTGCAGAAATAAATTTaccctattttggtgcccctaaaattgtggtgcccaggtccatggacccGCTGGACCAtgcattaatcaggccctgcaaaTATGTTGAAAAAGGATTAAACATCATTTTATGGCAGCCCATTAGTActtcttcaaaatctcattttactcttccaaaactccttcattttatttctgaaattgagtacgaaccgtGTATTTCTTGTAGGTGTCGTCAAGCAGATAGCTAACGTGGTTCTCTTGGTCTTGATGCTGGGTGCTTTTTATACTCACACCATTCTGGAAGACAAGTTTGAGCGCACTGCACCTTCTATCGTCTTTGCCCTGATGTTGGGTTGTCGCCTCATCGTCTACCTTCAGGTGCGGAAGAAGGAACGGAAGAACGCCGCTTGTCAGAGAGAGTCTTTCAGGACTGACGCCATCGCCGGCAAGGACACCAAGCAGGACTGAGGCACCCCtctatgatcccccccccctcgatcGAGTTCCATACCTCCGGAGGCCATCTCCAAATAGCATAATATACTCATTTACATCTTGTGGGATGTTACGAAGTTTTTGTTGCCGATACAAAATTAAACATGGTAATCATTAGCAAGCCcgtaactagaaaataatttcggggcgggttttaaaactttcatgcggagctttgtgCTATTGGTGATAATGTTCAaatcgtcgggttatctattatgaaagcatttaatgcaattaatatacatatgggtttcggaacaaaattttttttggaaatttttaaatacaaacgaACATTTATATGTCAACCtaaacttttcggggggggggggggggacgacgaCGACGACCCTAAGAACCCCCTTTTGTGTACGCCCTgatcattagggtggttcaaaaatacatgtaaaaaaagtttctccaagCTAACAGGatacacccctcaatatttttagacttgctgatagtaatgtactggaagaattttagcttcctatttcaactgaaagatggtgctcaaccccctcccccaaacttcataagtatgggaagGGGGGGTTAAATAAGTTCATTGATCTGAAAAACCAATGCTACATATTGTAATATACacaagtaatatgcatatacattgcaataaaatcattatttttaaaaaagcagctgaggaaattaaatgtttctaaatttgtggcattttctatggtacagctaatgttaaattgaggggtcattgagcaccctcttaaattttgagtaagaagctaaaacttttacagcataatactattaataagtcttaaaaaaaaatagtgggtgtcctggactctagctgaaaaaaagtttttttgaaccaccctagtaatCATATTAATGTAAACTATAGCTTTGTTGTTGAGCTATTAAACTTACCTGGCAGGACATtccataaaatgaaaaatatatcccAAAGCATCCAAAGTTATTTTCcatccatgctttttttttgtgtgtgtgtgaagaatTTCGAGCTCTCGATCATAAATAGTATGCCAAATCTTTACTCTCAACCAAGTCCCTACATAATTATGAAAGATTTAACAAATCATAACCTGTATTGTATGTAGATTTGTTTCGAGATTATCTTTTTTACTTACTAGAAACATTAGCTTTTAATGTTTAAAGTTAGAGAAGTAAACTCATGGATTTCATCCCACCATTATATATTTATGGACAATGTACGGTAAAGTATTGGcatgtttttttaaagattactttTGTGTTTGTGAGAATTGCCgcccaaaaattatcaaaattcatTATTGAAAAGCAGAGCTAATGAAGTAAAAATTCATGTAGCctacttcaagttttatttaattttttataaaagtattatGATTCAGACAGAGGTGGATACAGACTCTTTTTAGGTGGGTGGTAAGGAGAGGATTTCTGAGAAATATAGGTTtttggatacaaaaaaaaagttctgaaaatgcttgagtgtcaataaaaagcattaaattgacCAGGAATAAGGTATCTAGTAGGGCATATACAAtcagacctccatatatcaaagtagcaaattgtcagaaaaaaattcgatgtatagaaatttcgatatatagaaacaatcttattttatcctaagtctcctaaaacattaaaattaaaactaatttatgtgTATGAAACTCAATTTCTAATTGATATGAGCATcgtattaaataaaagttaataatttaaaaaataacagattacatttttgcgccttcatacattttcattctttttcaattCAACTTAATCCGCAACAataggggattttcattttgacaatgtaatcgaaagaaaagtaaaaaatcaatcaacttaacttgaatgatttttactgcagctaaaaagagtaggaatgatttttactgcagctaaaaagagtAGGAATGATAATCAGCAGATAAAAgggagaacttgaaactgattttacaatgttactagttacaactaagatttgaaataaacttgagggaatttaagaaatcCAGAACGAAaaaacgacctatctacacacccctcaacccgagattccttatgagtttcgtagcaacctttagtgaacataattttctcccctaattttcatttttcatgagacaaacagtctgaagtggaaaaaaaaaatgtacgaatgtctcgaaaaaaaattcgatatatagagattttttcgatatatagaaacaatttttttatgtaatgaatagaaatttgctgggatttcgatatatatagaaaattttgatatgtggaagttcgatatatggaggtttgactgtatgtcACTTATCTCATAAGCAACGAAAATAAAtagcatttcaaatatttaatttgaaaagttcATAACAGattgaaaatattactacaaTTGCTAATACTTAATCCATGAAGTATTTGAACACAATAAGGATGAATAACATTGTTGATGATTTAAAGGGGAATCATGCCCCACCCCTGCTCTGTATCTGCTCCTGGATCAAGTTattgataaattaaattttgttttcaaagaacCTTTCTCCATTCAATTACCTGGGTGAATTAAAGGCAGCTGGAACTGATAGGAAGCAAAAATAATGAAGGATTGATTTCTGAAGGTTTAAGAGGTATATTAGAAATTTCATTGCATAACTTCGTATGGCAGCTTTCCGTCGATCGGAAATCCCGCCAATCATCGTGATGGCTTAAATTTGTGTATTAAAAATTGTGATGAACAAATCATGGTCTTAGTGGTCTGTTATTAGAGCAAAATTGTACTTTTTGTTAAAAGTAGATATGAGAGTGTGAATTCTAAATTTATCattgatacattttttgaaagcaaaaacgTATCCAATTTTATAGTTATTTGTTTGTATACATTTCATTCTTATTGCAACTCCATTTTATTTGGCTGTTGCACAGAGAATGAACTTGATCTAgtccattttgttttttttatatgaatgTTTTCTTAATTACTTTTACACTCTAAAATTTTATGATTCATGCATTTTTTGCTAAATTTATTAGCTTggcagtttttatattttttatttatggatAGTGAAATCATTATGCATGGACgtccatatgcaaagttgcaagtgggggctcaaatattttccctgtggaaattgatttcaggacagatttgagttattaaaatttgacatttttaataacttattcattaatggctggagaagaaatgtttttacattttttgcaaagaaaaaagtactaaaaggaaggaagttctaatttcaaagggggggggggctctagccccccttaccccccatatgggcgcccttgtcattatgatttattatttcataatgAATGTGAGAACTATTCTAGTCATTTTTGTTcctatatactttttattttgcataaatattttattttttctgaaatgttcttGCTTATGAACATTTTGTGATGTTGTGAATTGAACTGTTGAACCCTGTTTGAACGGTGCTAAAAGAAGCACTCTTATTTAAATATTGACTTTTTTGTTGcattgcttttctttttaaatactaaaaataaaaacgctgTATTTCATGCTAGTCAATAATTGTATACCTAAAATCGAATTTTTGCGggttttatgcactgatgaaataatttgcatttatttttacttaatttttaagaaagtttcaaaaatcttaatgTATGCATTCCATGAGACTTTCTAGTTTGATATGATtccaagttaaaattttctctttttttttttttcaccttattATATCCACAGATAAATGGTATAAAAGAAGGATCTTGTTTCTTATAAaattgtaaatctaactatagctgTACTACAAACAATGGTGACATAGCAACTTTTGTTGCTGTGACAtttcaattttcatattattattcTGAAAATGTTAGCTTTCTTTAAACTTGCAATTACATGAGCAAATATTATTAATGtagttaattgtttttaaaagtgaTTGCATATTCTTTTGTttccattaaaattatattttttttattgagtaaaaattttaaaagataactttttGGCAGAGTTTCATTTTATCTTGCGCTGTATCTTGTACATAGACTACTTAATTTTCAacgaaaaaccaatttttaaaaccttgttCTATGCTAATTTGCCACAAAACTAATCGATTAAATTGTAAGATTTTGTAAGGATAAAATGCCTCTATGTTCCCTGCATAATTATTGCAAACATCTAGTAGTAAAGGGACGTAAGCgtcgaaaataaaatatttcgacaAAAAGTAGTGCAAATGACAGAAACTTACTTGTTTTGAGACAAGAGATAGTACCCCTTTATAGGTGTTGTTatgcaacatgatttagaaaaacttttcaacctgcattcattttacttaaaaaaacttttacttttgacacttgcatccctttgctcccTGTCTCAACTTTTACTATTGTtgaataataatagtttttagaAAGCTAGAgctattttattagttttaaaagcaaagtGGAATTTGAATGTTGCTACTAGATCcctcttatttttctttcaaaagcatTGTTTGGAGGTGCTATTCCACTTGTTTAATGtacttaaattgaaaatatacattACTCTTCTGTCATTTGTAGACATGAATCTCGCTCTCATATTGGATGTATTGAAtggtttaataaaattatttgaataagctttttttcactttattgacGCATCACGAGTTTACAcagaaaaatgtatcaaaaatagATGCAGTGTTACTTGTTCTTAGGAATCAAACTTGCTGAAATACTTGAGTTTGTCTGCTGGATTAGGAATTATctgaaaaattaatatgaaatattgatATAATGTTATCACAAGATCAACATAAGCAGGATATAAATTATGTAACatacaaaatatatttctctttcagAAATGTTGGAAAAGTTCCACATTTAATGagactaaataaattttattttcaaatttatttaaaaagttttagtttaAGGTTCAGCTCTCTTTTTGCTAATTAgattttaattaacaaaaacaaacatttaaatgtagtctcttttcccctcaattttaatggaataataattttgttaaataacaaaaatacaatgtacatttttaagcattactgtaaattatttttaaaagaaaaaaaaaatccttcaacaaCATGTAACCTTACGAAAATATGAATCCacttataaattttgtaaaagtaagaTTTATaaccttaatttatttttctgtacGACCTTAAATATAATTCTGAGCTTAGGTAACAAGCCTTTGCATCAATTTCCTGACATTCTTTTTAAAGCACTAGCAATCAGGGCTTGCTCTAGTAGTTTTGTCGCCTCCGGCGGTGTTGACAAGTGCTGCCCCcgcattttaaaagtaaatttttaaaatcatcgtGCATACTCTCACGTATTGCTGCAAAAGAAACACTAAAGAACAAAtctgagtttttaatttttttgcctcCTTACAGTTTGCTATCATGAAATATGCCCCTCTAGGCAATGGAGCCGGGCCTGTTGGTAATACTTCCAGAAGAAAAGAGTTTAATACATCAGTTAGAAAGTAAGATCTATCaaaaataagctaaatttggcaaacaataaataaaaattgtagcAGCAGAATAATTTGATTTAATTCATTTGTTGTTGTTTAGAAAAACCTTTCAAAAAGACATTGTCAATtatacatttcttcatttttagccaactttcccagtaaaagtcagaaaaagaagaaaaaagcatgaaagaaggcttaatgcatcttaaaaatatcgcgaaaaacaaaaaaaagtcaaaaataaataaaataattaaataaatattgaaaaattaaaaattggaaagtagggtattgagatggggaaaaatgtctgtcagtctgtttgtctgtctgtcccccccccctccccaataacttttgaatgaatagtccgattcgaaaaaacttttttttgttcgaaagatctcggcgaggacacctcattcccatatttcacttttttatttgaaactattttttgttcaattctgaacagttcaaagaaacttaacattagcgcctacggggaaattcaaggcaaatccgaactgtgaggcgaatttgcttcaaacaaactttgtaggaaaaagcttttgatgaaaaacttgtatataaaatatctttttgatttgaacaattttccgttcaattttgaacagttcaaattccttaacattagcgcctacggagaaactgaaagtcaatgtagattccgtacttgaaggcagatttacttcaaacaaattttgttggaaatagctcttgacgccaaactccagacattggctccgagaatttagggggacttgactctgactcctgtgcccgacaattaatcggactccaaatccccgacttcgactctgacttcgtagctttggcaaaaatttatacacggaggacaaatgaccgactccgattcctagatattcgactccgactcctttaccccaaaatgagattgactccgactctgaagctatggttttgactgtgaaataattattgttgatctgacttgtttttatttttacgctaaagttttaatttaggtattcagttttcggcgaataaactcgaaatcatttatgtttctacataaagatatgcgcagacgattttttttttttgacaatgaaaattattttgttaagttgacattttatttttttatttattttggtaagtgcattaattcatttaaaaaattgtttttggcaacagtggaaaaagaaaatttttttttttttgatatgatgtatttattttaatgagcttattaattttaattattgttttttcattttgaaagctgttaaaaaattttttaatggaaaaaagtgtattagctgctttgtttaaaagttgctgctattttatttggtaggttttttt contains:
- the LOC129216272 gene encoding novel acetylcholine receptor chaperone-like, translated to MGSIVLTTLSIFLGLFFILVGSMKISPKINKEMHREIRRNFVQYAKVFPLTKTLGIKMPSKYFRVVVGWMEVLCGAVLIFIPGVVKQIANVVLLVLMLGAFYTHTILEDKFERTAPSIVFALMLGCRLIVYLQVRKKERKNAACQRESFRTDAIAGKDTKQD